From one Rhodoferax sp. PAMC 29310 genomic stretch:
- a CDS encoding taurine ABC transporter ATP-binding protein, with amino-acid sequence MSALAIKNASVFYPVPGKPSVHALKNINLEIHEKEFVVALGASGCGKSTLLNLIAGFMAPSEGEISLNGRVVTGPGADRSVVFQKHALLPWLNVLDNVAFGLKIQGHDRPKREKIAREFIKLLGLEQFEQSATYELSGGMQQRVGIARALTSDPAILLMDEPLGALDALTRERAQELILKVWRDTGKMVFFITHSVEEALFMGTKLIVMSPRPGRISHVFDLPFSRRYFETGNAREIKASAEFIALREEILQIIFADEAGAIHE; translated from the coding sequence ATGTCAGCACTCGCCATCAAAAACGCATCTGTGTTTTATCCGGTTCCCGGTAAACCGTCTGTTCACGCGCTCAAAAACATCAACCTTGAGATTCATGAGAAAGAGTTTGTGGTGGCACTGGGCGCCTCAGGCTGCGGCAAATCAACACTTCTGAACTTGATTGCTGGATTCATGGCACCCAGTGAGGGTGAAATATCTTTGAATGGCCGCGTCGTCACGGGCCCTGGCGCAGACCGCTCGGTGGTGTTTCAAAAGCACGCCTTGTTGCCTTGGTTAAACGTACTGGACAACGTGGCCTTCGGTCTGAAAATTCAAGGCCACGACAGACCCAAGCGCGAAAAAATCGCCAGAGAATTTATCAAACTGTTGGGGCTGGAGCAGTTTGAGCAATCGGCTACTTATGAGCTGTCGGGCGGCATGCAGCAGCGGGTGGGTATTGCCCGGGCACTGACCAGTGACCCGGCTATTTTGCTGATGGACGAGCCGCTGGGCGCGCTGGACGCGCTCACGCGCGAGCGCGCGCAAGAGTTGATTTTGAAAGTCTGGCGCGACACCGGCAAGATGGTATTTTTTATTACCCATAGCGTTGAAGAAGCCCTGTTCATGGGCACCAAGCTGATCGTGATGTCGCCGCGTCCTGGCCGTATTTCACACGTCTTCGACTTGCCATTCAGTCGGCGCTATTTTGAAACTGGCAATGCTAGAGAGATCAAAGCGTCCGCAGAATTTATTGCCCTCAGAGAAGAGATTTTGCAGATCATCTTTGCCGACGAAGCAGGAGCCATTCATGAGTAA
- the asd gene encoding archaetidylserine decarboxylase (Phosphatidylserine decarboxylase is synthesized as a single chain precursor. Generation of the pyruvoyl active site from a Ser is coupled to cleavage of a Gly-Ser bond between the larger (beta) and smaller (alpha chains). It is an integral membrane protein.) has protein sequence MHPRLAVLPQYLTPNHAINVFSGWVAGGERGWVTTEIIRWFVGKYNVNMDEALNSDIASYASFNGFFTRALKPDARPIAQADLICPVDGAISQFGPISGDQIFQAKGHRYSTTALVGGDAALAAQFNDGSFATLYLSPRDYHRIHMPCDGRLTQMIYVPGDLFSVNPTTARGVPGLFARNERVVCVFESARDPFVLVLVGATIVGSVATVWHGVVNPPRLPDVKTWNYADQKVELKQGDEMGRFLFGSTVVMLFPKAPLAFNSVWQPARPIRLGEAMAQYQDIQEPK, from the coding sequence ATGCATCCTCGTTTAGCCGTTCTCCCCCAGTATCTCACCCCTAACCACGCCATCAACGTATTTTCAGGCTGGGTCGCTGGCGGTGAACGTGGTTGGGTCACCACTGAAATCATTCGCTGGTTTGTGGGTAAGTACAACGTCAACATGGATGAGGCACTAAACAGCGACATTGCCAGTTACGCCAGCTTCAATGGCTTTTTTACCCGTGCCTTGAAACCTGATGCACGGCCCATTGCTCAGGCTGATCTGATCTGCCCGGTCGATGGCGCGATCAGCCAGTTTGGCCCGATTTCAGGCGACCAGATCTTCCAGGCCAAAGGCCACCGCTATTCCACCACCGCACTGGTGGGCGGTGATGCTGCATTGGCAGCGCAGTTCAACGACGGCAGTTTTGCCACGCTGTACCTCAGCCCCAGGGACTATCACCGCATTCATATGCCGTGTGACGGCCGCCTGACGCAGATGATTTATGTGCCGGGCGATTTGTTCTCCGTCAACCCGACCACCGCGCGCGGCGTGCCGGGTTTGTTCGCACGCAACGAGCGGGTGGTGTGCGTGTTTGAGTCTGCACGTGACCCATTTGTGTTGGTGCTAGTGGGCGCGACCATTGTCGGCAGCGTGGCCACCGTGTGGCATGGTGTGGTTAACCCGCCGCGCCTGCCGGATGTCAAAACCTGGAACTATGCAGATCAAAAGGTGGAACTCAAGCAAGGCGACGAGATGGGCCGATTTTTGTTCGGCTCTACCGTCGTCATGCTTTTCCCCAAAGCACCCTTGGCATTCAATTCGGTTTGGCAGCCAGCCCGCCCAATTCGTTTGGGTGAAGCCATGGCTCAATACCAAGACATTCAGGAGCCCAAATGA
- a CDS encoding amidase, translating to MSPINDTCHAFLPYPDAVVPHAATGPLAGLCFGVKDLFDVAGYPTGGGQPFVLAMSGIKTKTAPAVQQLLDAGARFVGKTVTDELAFSMNGNNAHFGAPINGAVAERISGGSSSGSASAVSNNLCDFALGSDTGGSVRAPANHCGLYGIRPTYGRISLAGVLDLAPSLDTCGYFSRDAETFARVSSVLLGEDQVAMPTNIRLLKPLDIWAMLDEDVMAAQADPLARIEAALGKATETRVIQGDLQVPYGCFRHILGYEAWTVNGPLIERFCPPLGPGIAERFAWCKTVTDEQVAAANALREQFKKQLADLLGTDGVLVLPTVADIAPLITDGGEKMESFRNRSHQLLCVAGLSGFPQISLPLGQRLGAPLGLSLLGPAGSDMGLVRLAQRIANATQS from the coding sequence ATGTCACCCATCAACGATACCTGTCACGCCTTTTTGCCCTACCCCGATGCGGTTGTGCCGCACGCTGCAACCGGGCCTTTGGCAGGACTTTGCTTTGGCGTTAAAGACTTGTTCGACGTGGCCGGTTACCCCACCGGCGGCGGCCAGCCGTTTGTATTGGCCATGTCGGGTATCAAAACCAAAACCGCACCCGCAGTGCAGCAATTACTGGATGCGGGCGCAAGGTTTGTAGGCAAAACCGTGACCGACGAGCTGGCGTTTTCGATGAACGGCAACAACGCGCACTTTGGCGCACCCATCAACGGTGCGGTGGCTGAGCGCATATCGGGCGGCTCATCGTCGGGTTCGGCATCGGCGGTGTCCAACAACTTGTGTGACTTTGCCTTGGGCAGCGACACCGGTGGCTCCGTTCGCGCCCCCGCCAACCACTGCGGCTTGTACGGCATTCGCCCCACGTATGGGCGCATTAGTTTGGCAGGTGTTTTAGATTTGGCACCTAGCCTGGACACCTGCGGCTATTTTTCGCGTGATGCTGAAACTTTTGCGCGCGTCTCTAGCGTCTTGCTGGGTGAAGACCAGGTTGCCATGCCGACAAATATTCGGCTGCTCAAGCCGCTGGACATATGGGCCATGCTGGACGAAGACGTGATGGCTGCTCAAGCCGATCCCTTGGCGCGTATCGAGGCGGCGCTTGGCAAGGCCACTGAAACGCGGGTCATCCAGGGCGATCTTCAGGTTCCTTACGGGTGCTTTCGTCACATTCTGGGGTACGAGGCTTGGACGGTGAATGGCCCGTTGATTGAACGGTTTTGCCCGCCGCTGGGCCCCGGCATTGCAGAGCGCTTTGCGTGGTGTAAAACTGTGACTGACGAACAGGTAGCCGCAGCGAACGCCCTCCGCGAGCAGTTTAAAAAACAGCTGGCTGACTTGCTAGGCACTGATGGCGTGTTGGTTTTGCCCACAGTCGCTGACATTGCGCCTTTAATCACCGATGGTGGCGAGAAAATGGAAAGCTTTCGTAACCGCTCGCATCAACTGCTGTGCGTGGCGGGTTTGTCGGGGTTTCCGCAAATATCTCTGCCGCTGGGCCAACGCTTGGGTGCGCCGCTCGGCTTGTCGTTGCTGGGCCCGGCGGGCAGTGACATGGGTTTGGTGCGGCTGGCGCAGCGGATCGCAAACGCCACTCAAAGCTAG
- a CDS encoding ABC transporter permease subunit, translated as MSNTPENSGNGLWASLMKAKPAKPGEIYGVPGQGDSLKISAVVIASLLLFWWFITYIGFVKPLFLPSPMAVIDAFVTMLRDGFTGASFWEHTWVSTLRVFGAFLLACAIGIPLGIAMGMSPVARGIFDPPIEFYRPIPPLAYLPLMIIWFGIDELSKVLLIFLSVLAPMALGARAGVRSAAIEQIHAAYSFGATRWQVVRMVILPSAMPEIFTAMRVGIGFGWTTLVAAEMVAATSGLGYTVLSASRFLQTPIVIMGIVVIAIIAYAFDHLVRFVERRVVPWKGRG; from the coding sequence ATGAGTAACACCCCCGAAAATTCTGGCAACGGCCTGTGGGCCAGCCTCATGAAGGCCAAGCCAGCCAAGCCCGGCGAAATATATGGCGTGCCTGGTCAAGGCGACAGTTTGAAAATCAGCGCCGTGGTCATCGCCAGCTTGCTCCTTTTTTGGTGGTTTATTACCTATATCGGTTTCGTCAAGCCTCTTTTCCTGCCGTCCCCAATGGCCGTGATCGACGCTTTTGTGACCATGCTCCGAGATGGTTTTACCGGTGCCAGCTTTTGGGAGCACACCTGGGTCAGCACGTTGCGGGTGTTTGGCGCGTTCTTGCTGGCTTGTGCCATCGGGATTCCGCTGGGTATTGCCATGGGCATGAGCCCGGTTGCACGCGGCATTTTTGACCCGCCGATTGAGTTCTACCGCCCGATTCCGCCACTGGCTTACCTGCCGCTGATGATCATCTGGTTTGGGATTGACGAGTTGTCTAAGGTGCTGCTGATTTTCCTGTCGGTCCTCGCGCCGATGGCTTTGGGCGCGCGTGCGGGCGTCAGGTCGGCCGCCATTGAGCAGATTCACGCCGCCTATTCGTTTGGTGCCACCCGCTGGCAGGTGGTTCGCATGGTTATTTTGCCGTCTGCCATGCCCGAAATATTTACCGCCATGCGTGTGGGCATCGGTTTTGGCTGGACCACGCTGGTGGCGGCCGAAATGGTTGCCGCAACGTCTGGCCTGGGCTACACGGTGTTGTCAGCCTCCCGGTTTTTACAGACGCCCATCGTCATCATGGGGATTGTGGTGATTGCCATCATTGCTTATGCCTTTGACCACCTCGTGCGCTTTGTTGAGCGCCGCGTCGTACCGTGGAAAGGTCGCGGTTAA
- the chrA gene encoding chromate efflux transporter, whose translation MRFWLQLGFISFGGPAGHIAIMHRELVERRRWISEKRFLHALNFCMLLPGPEAQQLATYLGWLMHRTWGGVVAGTLFVLPSQVLLIGLSWIYIAFGQQPIVAGIFYGIKPAVVAIVLHALHRIASKSLGNPFIAPVTWVLAAMIFIAAWLFRLPFPLVVLMAMLIGVVLSRVAPGALGKGGGHAGKAGGAHEAALIDDDSPTPPHAKFKLSRLAWVLLAGALLWLLPMALLFFNFGWQGTLTQIGWFFTKAALLTFGGAYAVLPYVNQAAVEHYQWLTTAQMMDGLALGETTPGPLIIVVAFVGFVASWGKAVFGPEALFLGAALGACVGTWFTFLPSFIFILAGGPYVESTRGNLKLTAPLAAVTAAVVGVIANLALFFIAAVARPSGAAGLVDWVALGMVLVAALAFWALKWGVIRVIVAAAAAAGLVLRLLGWA comes from the coding sequence TTGCGGTTTTGGCTACAACTGGGCTTCATCAGCTTTGGCGGGCCTGCTGGGCATATCGCCATCATGCACCGCGAGCTGGTTGAACGCCGCCGCTGGATTTCTGAGAAACGCTTTTTGCATGCGCTGAACTTTTGCATGCTGCTGCCCGGCCCGGAAGCGCAGCAACTGGCCACTTACCTTGGCTGGCTGATGCACCGCACCTGGGGCGGCGTGGTGGCGGGCACGTTGTTTGTGCTGCCATCGCAGGTGCTGCTGATTGGGCTGAGCTGGATTTACATAGCCTTTGGTCAGCAACCCATCGTGGCGGGTATTTTTTACGGCATCAAGCCTGCGGTGGTAGCGATTGTGCTGCATGCGCTGCACCGAATCGCGAGTAAATCATTGGGTAATCCATTCATAGCGCCCGTTACATGGGTTCTAGCAGCTATGATTTTTATAGCTGCTTGGTTGTTCAGGCTGCCTTTTCCGCTGGTCGTGCTGATGGCGATGTTGATTGGTGTGGTGCTGTCGCGGGTTGCGCCGGGTGCTCTTGGCAAAGGCGGCGGACATGCAGGCAAGGCCGGTGGAGCGCATGAAGCCGCACTGATTGACGACGACTCACCAACACCGCCGCATGCCAAGTTCAAGCTGTCTCGCTTGGCGTGGGTGCTGCTGGCAGGCGCGTTGCTGTGGCTGCTGCCAATGGCGCTGCTGTTTTTCAATTTTGGCTGGCAAGGCACGCTGACACAAATTGGCTGGTTTTTTACCAAGGCAGCGTTGCTGACTTTTGGTGGCGCGTATGCCGTGTTGCCTTACGTGAACCAGGCAGCAGTCGAGCATTACCAGTGGTTGACCACCGCGCAGATGATGGACGGCCTGGCTTTGGGTGAAACCACGCCCGGCCCGCTCATCATCGTCGTGGCGTTTGTCGGGTTTGTGGCCAGCTGGGGCAAGGCCGTGTTTGGCCCCGAGGCGCTGTTTTTGGGCGCTGCGCTGGGCGCTTGTGTGGGCACCTGGTTCACGTTTTTGCCATCGTTCATTTTTATCCTGGCGGGCGGACCTTACGTGGAGTCAACCCGTGGCAATCTCAAGCTTACCGCGCCGCTGGCGGCAGTCACGGCTGCTGTAGTTGGTGTGATTGCCAATTTAGCTTTGTTTTTTATAGCTGCCGTCGCCCGTCCTTCGGGTGCTGCTGGGCTTGTTGACTGGGTGGCGTTGGGCATGGTGTTGGTTGCAGCGCTGGCGTTTTGGGCCTTGAAGTGGGGCGTGATTCGGGTGATCGTGGCGGCGGCGGCGGCGGCGGGCCTGGTGCTGCGTTTGCTGGGTTGGGCTTGA
- the hisD gene encoding histidinol dehydrogenase, with protein MTIEYLKKATPPQAAIDSATSETVERLLADIQKNGREAVEKYARDFDGWHGDIVVGEDDFAKASKALSQGTKDDIAFAHARVKDFAQRQRESLHEFEVELISGLIAGQKLIPVNTAGCYVPGGRYAHAASAIMSVCTAKVAGVPNIVATSPGHKEAGVNPAILHTMKLCGADTVLALGGVQGIAAMAFGLYSPKPADVIVGPGNRFVAEAKRTLFGRIGIDVVAGPTESAIIADDTADVNLVAADLAGQAEHGPDSPVWLYTSSRELGMKVIELMPSVIAALPELARNAATAAWRDYGEVVLVGSREEMVEVSDQYAPEHLQVFAKDLDWWLANLTNYGSLFLGEETTVAYGDKCAGPNHILPTRGAARYSGGLSVGKFIKTVTYQRLTRGASREVGQVAARISRLEGMEGHARTGDIRLKKYYPHEAFELGTLAGHQH; from the coding sequence ATGACGATTGAGTATTTAAAGAAAGCCACGCCGCCACAAGCGGCGATTGACAGCGCGACGTCTGAAACGGTTGAGCGCTTGCTGGCTGACATTCAAAAAAATGGCCGTGAGGCGGTTGAAAAATATGCGCGGGATTTTGATGGCTGGCATGGCGACATCGTTGTGGGTGAAGATGACTTTGCCAAAGCCAGCAAAGCCTTGAGTCAAGGTACCAAGGACGACATCGCATTTGCCCACGCCCGCGTCAAAGACTTTGCCCAGCGCCAGCGCGAGTCATTGCACGAGTTTGAAGTGGAGCTGATTAGTGGTTTGATTGCCGGGCAAAAGTTGATCCCGGTCAACACTGCGGGTTGCTATGTGCCGGGCGGGCGTTACGCCCATGCGGCATCGGCCATCATGAGCGTGTGTACCGCCAAGGTGGCTGGCGTGCCCAATATCGTCGCCACCTCCCCAGGCCATAAAGAGGCAGGTGTGAACCCTGCCATCTTGCACACCATGAAGCTCTGCGGCGCTGATACGGTCTTGGCTCTTGGCGGCGTGCAGGGCATTGCTGCCATGGCGTTTGGTTTGTATTCACCCAAACCTGCCGACGTGATCGTGGGCCCCGGCAACCGCTTTGTGGCTGAGGCCAAACGCACCCTGTTTGGTCGTATCGGTATCGACGTGGTGGCCGGGCCGACCGAGTCCGCCATCATTGCTGACGACACCGCCGACGTGAACCTGGTGGCTGCTGACCTGGCAGGGCAGGCCGAGCACGGCCCCGATTCACCGGTCTGGCTGTACACCTCATCGCGCGAACTGGGTATGAAGGTGATTGAACTGATGCCGTCTGTGATTGCAGCCCTGCCCGAGCTGGCACGCAACGCCGCCACCGCTGCTTGGCGCGACTATGGCGAGGTGGTGCTGGTCGGCAGCCGTGAAGAAATGGTTGAAGTCAGCGACCAGTACGCGCCTGAGCATTTGCAGGTATTTGCCAAAGACCTGGACTGGTGGTTAGCCAACCTTACCAACTACGGCTCATTGTTTCTGGGTGAAGAAACCACCGTGGCCTATGGTGACAAGTGCGCTGGCCCCAACCATATTTTGCCGACCCGTGGTGCAGCCCGTTACTCGGGCGGACTGAGCGTGGGCAAGTTCATCAAAACGGTGACGTACCAGCGTCTGACGCGTGGAGCCAGCCGCGAGGTGGGCCAGGTAGCCGCCAGAATTTCACGACTTGAAGGCATGGAAGGCCATGCCCGCACGGGTGACATTCGCCTGAAGAAATACTATCCGCATGAAGCGTTTGAATTGGGAACACTTGCTGGACATCAACACTGA
- a CDS encoding ABC transporter substrate-binding protein gives MKHLLKTLLIGSAFTLTMLSQAVAQTKVVIGHFGDPVPYKALIANGALEKATGWTIEWRQFASGAEVNAAMASGGIQISEIGSTPLSAGLSSGLDYQMISVGKVIDSSEALVTRNGSGIEKPADLKGKKIAVPIGSTAHFSLLGALKMYDLTEKDVTVMGMSPSEIAAAWAQNAIDAAFVWVPVQTKLRENGKVMVTAGAVAKTGFSTFNAWVATNKFAAANRAGLVNFLKAMNEINGDYMKNKAAWNADSEKIKAVAASVGVTPAAVVPMLDGTTYPDGDLNMSAAWMAGGAATTIKSTADFLKGAGRISAAADSYTKFVNAEFAKAAAGK, from the coding sequence ATGAAACACCTGCTTAAAACACTGCTCATCGGCTCGGCCTTCACGCTCACCATGCTTTCGCAAGCCGTGGCTCAAACCAAAGTGGTCATTGGCCACTTTGGCGACCCTGTTCCCTATAAAGCGCTAATTGCCAACGGAGCGCTTGAAAAAGCCACGGGATGGACCATTGAGTGGCGTCAGTTCGCCTCAGGCGCTGAGGTCAATGCGGCCATGGCCTCTGGCGGTATTCAAATTTCTGAAATCGGCTCTACGCCCCTGTCAGCCGGCCTGAGCTCTGGCCTGGACTATCAAATGATTTCTGTGGGCAAAGTCATTGACAGCTCAGAGGCATTGGTTACCCGCAACGGCTCAGGCATTGAAAAGCCAGCTGATTTGAAAGGCAAGAAAATTGCTGTGCCAATTGGTTCAACCGCGCACTTCTCGCTCTTGGGCGCTTTGAAAATGTACGATTTGACGGAAAAGGATGTGACGGTCATGGGCATGTCGCCTTCTGAAATCGCTGCCGCTTGGGCTCAAAACGCGATCGACGCAGCTTTTGTTTGGGTTCCCGTTCAAACCAAATTGCGTGAAAACGGCAAGGTCATGGTCACCGCTGGTGCGGTTGCGAAAACGGGCTTTTCGACCTTCAATGCCTGGGTTGCCACTAACAAATTTGCTGCAGCCAACCGTGCGGGCTTGGTCAACTTTTTGAAGGCCATGAACGAAATCAATGGTGACTACATGAAGAATAAAGCCGCGTGGAACGCTGACTCAGAAAAAATTAAAGCGGTCGCTGCCAGCGTAGGTGTCACGCCAGCTGCTGTCGTGCCCATGCTGGACGGCACCACTTACCCTGATGGCGATTTGAACATGTCAGCAGCCTGGATGGCCGGCGGTGCGGCCACCACCATCAAGTCCACCGCCGACTTCCTCAAGGGTGCCGGCCGTATCAGCGCAGCGGCTGACAGCTACACCAAGTTTGTCAACGCTGAGTTTGCCAAAGCGGCTGCAGGCAAGTAA
- a CDS encoding M20 family metallopeptidase, with protein MTAPLHKEIPADILNAAQALSQVSAKWDGDIVQQISDYIAIPAKSPGFDADWKAHGYIDTVMRNAAAWVEAQKVEGLMLEVIRLEGRTPVLFFEIPATRADSTQTVLMYGHLDKQPEFTGWRSDLGPWTAKYQDGKLYGRGGADDGYAVYASIAAVQALKAQNVPHPRIVGLIETCEESGSYDLLPYVDALRKRLGDVALVVCPDSGAGNYDQLWLTTSLRGMGGGVLKVEVLDEGVHSGDASGVVPSSFRIMRHVLDRLEDSATGRLLPQSFHCAIPADRLAQAKVTAATLGVELYKRFPWAHYDCEGSSAFTLPMTTDPVEALLNRTWRPTLSVTGAEGFPALKDAGNVLRPYTAFKLSLRFPPLVDASQAVQELKRLLEDNAPYNAKVTFEGGGGATGWNAPSTVDWFENALNDASQSFFGAPCGTIGQGGTIPLMNMLSKGFPKAQMMVCGVLGPKSNAHGPNEFLHVPYAKKLTAAVAHVMARVPG; from the coding sequence ATGACCGCACCACTACACAAAGAAATCCCCGCTGACATCCTCAATGCGGCGCAAGCTTTGAGCCAGGTCAGCGCCAAGTGGGACGGCGACATCGTCCAGCAAATCAGCGACTACATCGCCATCCCTGCCAAGTCGCCCGGCTTTGACGCCGACTGGAAGGCGCATGGCTACATTGATACGGTGATGCGCAACGCAGCCGCCTGGGTGGAGGCGCAAAAGGTGGAAGGGCTAATGCTCGAAGTCATTCGTCTTGAAGGCCGTACCCCGGTTCTGTTTTTTGAGATTCCGGCGACACGCGCTGATTCGACGCAGACGGTCTTGATGTACGGCCACCTGGATAAGCAACCTGAATTTACCGGCTGGCGTAGCGACCTCGGGCCGTGGACTGCCAAGTATCAAGACGGCAAACTTTACGGACGCGGCGGTGCTGACGACGGTTATGCGGTGTATGCCAGCATTGCGGCGGTGCAAGCGCTCAAGGCGCAAAACGTGCCGCACCCGCGCATCGTCGGGTTGATTGAGACCTGCGAGGAAAGCGGCTCTTACGACTTGCTACCGTACGTGGACGCGCTGCGCAAGCGCTTGGGCGACGTGGCGCTGGTGGTGTGCCCGGACTCAGGTGCAGGCAACTACGACCAGCTCTGGCTGACCACCAGCCTGCGCGGCATGGGCGGCGGCGTGCTGAAGGTTGAGGTGCTGGACGAAGGCGTGCATTCAGGCGACGCCAGCGGCGTGGTGCCGTCGAGCTTTCGCATCATGCGCCATGTGCTTGACCGGCTGGAGGACAGCGCCACGGGCCGCTTGCTGCCGCAAAGCTTTCACTGCGCCATTCCTGCTGACCGCCTAGCCCAGGCCAAAGTCACCGCAGCCACGCTGGGCGTCGAGCTGTACAAGCGCTTTCCGTGGGCGCACTATGACTGCGAAGGCTCAAGTGCCTTCACGCTGCCGATGACGACTGACCCCGTCGAGGCGTTGCTGAACCGCACCTGGCGCCCCACCTTGAGTGTCACGGGCGCTGAGGGGTTTCCAGCACTCAAAGACGCTGGCAATGTGCTTCGGCCTTACACCGCCTTTAAGTTGTCGTTGCGCTTTCCGCCGCTGGTGGATGCCTCCCAAGCCGTGCAAGAACTTAAAAGGCTGCTGGAAGACAACGCCCCCTACAACGCCAAAGTCACCTTTGAAGGCGGTGGCGGTGCCACTGGCTGGAACGCACCCAGCACCGTAGATTGGTTTGAAAACGCATTGAACGACGCATCGCAAAGCTTTTTCGGCGCACCTTGCGGCACGATTGGCCAAGGCGGCACCATACCGCTCATGAACATGCTGAGCAAGGGCTTTCCCAAAGCACAAATGATGGTTTGCGGCGTGCTCGGGCCCAAGAGCAACGCGCACGGCCCGAACGAGTTTTTGCATGTGCCGTATGCCAAAAAACTCACCGCCGCTGTCGCTCATGTGATGGCGCGTGTGCCGGGCTAG
- a CDS encoding PLP-dependent aminotransferase family protein translates to MRKKQEITGIWAKLFPQFSGSSATLQGRVKEMMVHSILMGLVPAGAKVPTSRALAIALGLSRNTVSLALQVLVDKGFLIAAPRSGLVVNGDILLGQALQSSPQAATPNGMQWQARLVSSVAEQRNIVKPANWQDFAYPFVYGQFDPSLVPLKDWRACAHQALFVPAVRKWAQDHINRDSEALLDQIQHRLLPARGIMARRDEILVTAGAQMACYLLANVLLDRKTVVGIEDPGYPDARNNFLLRSDHVKALPIDSDGLIASRAMGQCAYVYVTPSHQCPTTVTMPLERRQEILELARKRDVVLFEDDHESELNFSGRPLPALKSLDTDGRVIYLGSLSKTLAHGLRIGYIVAPAELIRELRALRRLIIRHTPANNAHIASLFIAQGHHDAFIRKLNVTYRERRELLTKAFAKHLPQFDITPSQGGSGAWIKGPDGLNTQLLTEACAARSVLIEPGDIFFKKSSTVSQSYLRLGYAAIPGHLIDAGVQELAKAFARN, encoded by the coding sequence GTGCGAAAAAAACAGGAAATCACAGGCATTTGGGCCAAACTATTCCCGCAGTTCTCGGGCAGCAGCGCAACGTTGCAAGGCCGGGTCAAAGAGATGATGGTGCATTCCATCCTGATGGGCTTGGTGCCGGCGGGTGCCAAAGTCCCCACCAGCCGCGCGTTGGCAATCGCTCTAGGTTTGTCGCGCAACACGGTGTCGCTGGCCTTGCAAGTGCTGGTGGACAAGGGATTTTTGATCGCCGCGCCGCGCAGTGGGCTGGTGGTCAATGGCGATATTTTGCTCGGGCAGGCTTTGCAGTCCTCGCCACAAGCGGCCACACCGAACGGCATGCAGTGGCAGGCCCGGCTGGTCTCCAGCGTTGCAGAGCAGCGCAACATCGTCAAGCCGGCCAACTGGCAAGACTTTGCCTACCCGTTTGTCTATGGCCAGTTTGATCCCAGCCTGGTGCCATTGAAGGACTGGCGCGCCTGCGCGCACCAGGCGCTGTTTGTACCCGCTGTGAGAAAGTGGGCGCAAGACCACATCAACCGTGACTCTGAAGCGCTGCTGGACCAGATACAGCACCGGCTGCTGCCGGCGCGCGGCATCATGGCCAGGCGAGATGAGATCCTGGTCACCGCAGGTGCGCAAATGGCCTGCTACCTGTTGGCCAATGTGCTGCTGGACCGCAAAACGGTGGTGGGCATTGAAGACCCCGGCTACCCGGATGCACGCAACAACTTTTTGCTGCGCAGTGACCATGTCAAAGCTTTGCCGATTGATTCAGATGGTTTGATTGCGTCGCGCGCCATGGGCCAGTGCGCCTATGTATATGTCACGCCAAGCCACCAGTGCCCAACGACGGTCACCATGCCCCTTGAGCGTCGGCAAGAAATTTTGGAGCTGGCCAGAAAACGTGACGTGGTGCTGTTTGAAGATGACCACGAAAGCGAGCTGAACTTTTCTGGCAGGCCGCTGCCGGCGCTAAAAAGCCTGGACACCGATGGGCGGGTCATCTACCTTGGCAGCCTGTCTAAAACCCTGGCCCATGGCTTGCGCATTGGCTACATCGTGGCACCTGCCGAGCTGATACGCGAGCTGCGGGCCTTGCGCCGCCTCATCATCAGGCACACGCCTGCTAACAACGCACACATCGCCAGCTTGTTCATTGCGCAGGGCCACCATGATGCGTTCATTCGCAAATTGAATGTGACCTATCGGGAACGACGCGAGCTGTTGACCAAGGCTTTCGCAAAGCACTTGCCGCAGTTTGACATCACGCCGTCGCAGGGCGGCTCAGGCGCGTGGATCAAAGGGCCCGACGGGTTGAACACACAACTGCTGACCGAGGCCTGCGCCGCGCGGAGCGTGCTGATTGAGCCGGGTGATATTTTTTTCAAAAAATCATCAACCGTCAGCCAGTCATATTTGCGCCTAGGTTACGCAGCCATACCCGGCCACCTGATTGATGCGGGTGTGCAGGAGCTGGCCAAAGCCTTCGCAAGGAACTAG